The Alphaproteobacteria bacterium genome segment GCGCGATCTACCGGATCGAGGAGACCTATGAGCTCTCGGAATAAGGCCCCGTGACCGATTCAGGCGACGCTCTCGACGACATCCGGCTGCCGCTGTCGCAGCGCCTGACGCGGTGGCTCGAAGTCCGTATGGGCTACGAGTTCCTGTGCCACAGTTGCAACAGCGCCACGCGACTGGGCGTTGCCCCGGGCCGCTCCGGTTGCCTCGGTCAATGCAAGTTGACTAACAAACAGCGCGCCGCCGAGTATCGCAAAGGCTCGGACGCCTATACGCCGCGGATCAAAAATCGTTTCGTCCTCGGCGGCGGAGCGATGGATTAGGGCGCGAGCCTTAGAGGTCGTGGGTCCGGATGTAGCCCAACAGCCCGGTCGCGGCACCGTGCACCAGTTCATAGACTCGGTCGAACCCGTCTGGCCCGCCGTAGTAGGGGTCCGGCACGTCGGTCGTATGGGCGTCCGCGGCATAGTCGAGAAAGAGCTGTAGGCGCGCCGGAGTCGTTGCGGGCGCGATCCGGGTTAGGTCCCGCAGATTGCTCGAGTCCATCGCCAGCATGTAGTCGAAATCGTTAAAGTCTACCGCCGCGACCTGCCGGGCACGCTGCCGCGCAATATCGATGCCGCGCCGCGCCGCCGTCGCCTGGGCGCGCGGATCGGGCGGTTGCCCGACATGCCAATTGCCTGTACCGGCCGAGTCCGCGCCGATCTGCGCCGCGAGACCGGCTTCGTCGACAAGGCGCCGGAACACCCCTTCCGCCAATGGTGAACGGCAAATGTTTCCCAAACAGACGAAGAGAACGCGGACCATCCAGCCCGCTACACGTGGTTGGGCGCGACGACCAACACCGGCGAATCCAATCGCTCGATCAAATCCGCCACCGAATCGCCCCCCAGCAACGGCGTATCTTGGGCCAGGACCAGCAGCGCGCCGCGATGCGCCGACAGGCTGTGGACCAAAGCATCGCAGCCGCGTTGCGGCGCGGCCCTGAACGTCGCCCGGACGCGTTCCGCTGTGAGGCGTGCCGCCACCTTCGCCTTGGTCGCTTGCCCATCGTCAGCGGTATCGGTCGGAATCATCACCATCAGGTCGCTCGCCGACACACGGGCCAACGCGATCGCAATATCGAGAACGTCGTCCGCATGCGGTCCTTCGCCGTAGACCGCGACAATCGGGCCGGGTCCGCCAAGTACCCGCTGCAGGCGGGGCTCGGAAAACAGAATGCGACCGCGCGGCGTGTTCGCCACGATGCGCGCGGTTGTTCCCAGACGCGCCCGCCGCGTCACGGCGGGCGTCGTCTTGCCCATGATGACCAGGTCGGCGCCGCCGACCGCTTCCAGAATCTGAACGGACGTCTTGCCACGAACGACGCGGAACGACCAACTTAGTTGTTGCTGTCCGATGGCCCGCTGCAAAGTACGGCGAATCGATTCCGCCTGGGCGCGCAGGCCGCGTTCGAGCGACGGGCTGTCCATCGCCTCGATCGCTTGCCCGCTCAAACTGACTTGCCGAATAAACGGGTGTTGGGCCGCCGCCAGCAACGTGGCGTCTTCGACGAACAGCCCGATCAAGTCGGCCTTCATGCGGACGGCCAACGCGACAGCCTCCTCCAGAACGACCCTACTTTCGACCGAGTCGTCCAGGGCAACGACGATGCGACGAATTTCCCGCGCCATTGGGGTCACCCTATGCCGTTCCCTCGCCCGGTACGCCGTATCGCCGACGGGCATCGGCGAGCGCGACCAGCCGGTCCTCGACGGACCGGTTGATCGTTCCTTCGGGAAAAATGCCAGTATCGTCGACCTCTCCGGCAGGCACGCCGGTCAAGACCTCAATGCCTTGGTCGATCGTCTCGATGGGGTAAATGGCGAATTTGCCTGCTTCGGCGGCATCCACGATATCCTGCCGCAGCATCAGGTGGGCGACATTCGATCGCGGAATCAAGACGCCCTGATCGCCGGTCAATCCGGCTTTGGCGCAGACATCGAAAAAGCCTTCGATTTTTTCGTTGACCCCGCCGATGGCTTGAACCTCGCCGTACTGATTGACCGATCCGGTGACGGCCAAGCCTTGGCGAATGGGCGCCTCGGCCAACGCCGACAAGATCGCGTAGAGCTCGGTCGACGAGGCGCTGTCGCCGTCGACCCCGCCGTAGCTTTGCTCGAACACCAAACTGGCGCGTAACGACAAGGGCCGATCGACTGCATAGCGCGCACCCAGGTAGGACGACAGGATCAACACGCCCTTGGAGTGTGTAGGTCCGCCGAGATCGACTTCGCGCTCGATGTCGACGAACTCGCCGCGCCCCATCCGCACCCGCGCGGTGATTCGGGTCGGCCGCCCAAACGCGAAGCCGCCGATTTGCAAAACCGATAGGCCGTTAATCGTCCCGACGCGGTGCCCGTCGGTATCGATCAGGATCGTCCCGCGTTCGATCTGTTCCAGGCTCCGGGTTCGAATCCGGTCGGCGCGCTTGATCCGCAGATCGATCGCGTTTTGGACGTCCGCTGCGGTGACCACCGACCGCTCGGCAAGCCCGGCAAGGTGGCTGGATTCGTGCAACAGATCGGTAACGGTACCCACACGGGCGGAGAGTTTGCGATTGTCGCCCGCTTCGCGCGAGCTGTGCTCGATGACGCGCGCGACGCCAGATCGGTCGAGCGGCCGCACCTCTACTTTCTTGGCAATGGCGGCGATCATCCCCGCGTATTTCTCGACCAATGCGTCGTCGCGCTCAAGATCGTCTTCGAAGTCCGCCGCGATTTTGAACAGCTCGTCGAACTCCGGGTCGGCGGCGGCGAGGAGATAGTAGAGACGCCGGTCGCCGATCAATACGACCTTAACCCGCAAGGGGATCGGCTCGGGCTCGAGCGTTACCGTCGACACGTACGACTGGAACGGCGTCTCGATCTTGATTTCGCGGGCGAACAACGTGCGTTTGAGCTCTTCCCAGGCGTAAGGCTGCATCAGCACCTTGGCGGCGTCGAGGATGAGATAGCCGCCGTTCGCCTTGTGAAGCGCGCCGGCGTGCAACAGCGTGAAGTCGGTTAGGAGGGCGCCGAGTTCCGCCTGGTGTTCCGCTCGGCCGATCAAGTTGGGTTGGGTCGGGTGATCCTCGTGGAACACCGGGGCGCCGCTGCCGTTCCCGTCGCCGCTGTTGTCGACGAAGAGATTGACCTCATAGCGGCGGAACTGAAGTTCGGGCCGCCGCGGTGCGTCGCCGTCCGGTTGCACCAGAGCTTTCGGCGTGGGCGCTTCCACCTCGCTCTCCAAGAACAACCGGGCACTGTTGTCGATGATGTCTTTCTCGACGGCGTCGAGGTAGGCGACAACTTTGCCGAACTCCATGTATTTGGCGCGCAGCGCCATGATTTGATGCGCCACTGCGCCGCGGGTCGTTTCCCGGTTCAGCTCGCGCGCTTTGTCGCGCCGCTCCTTGTCCCACTTCGGCATCTCTTGAAGCCGTTGCTGCAATTCTTGCTGGAGCGCTTCGATATCGGTTTCGATGCGTTTGCGCTCTTCCTCCGGTAATTTTTGAAATTCCTGCGGCTCGATCACCTCGTCGTCGCGAACCGGCGCCAGTGCCAACCCAGTTGGCGTGCGAATGAGTGCGATGTTTTTTTCGCTGGCCTTCTTTTGCACGCCCTCGAACACTGCCTCTTGGCGATCGCGAAACTCCTGATCGATCGCGTGACGCCGATTGCGATACTCCTCGGATTCGAACACCGCCGGGATTCCGGCCCGCAAATCGTCGATCAATTGGCCCATGTCGCGCCGTAGGCTGCGTCCCATGCCGGTCGGCAGTTCCAGCGCCTTGGGCCGCCGCGGATCGTCGAAATTGTGGATGTAACACCAGTCCGACGGTTTTTGTTCGCTGCCCGCCCGGGCGTCCAGGATGCGGCGGACATAGCGATGCCGGCCCGCACCGGTCGGCCCAAGCACAAATACGTTATAGCCGCGGTGTTCGATGCCGATCCCGAAC includes the following:
- a CDS encoding ATP-binding protein, translating into MAVTPLSAEHLRRRCDLSSLSFETTDDLKSDDDVLGQDRAFEAIEFGIGIEHRGYNVFVLGPTGAGRHRYVRRILDARAGSEQKPSDWCYIHNFDDPRRPKALELPTGMGRSLRRDMGQLIDDLRAGIPAVFESEEYRNRRHAIDQEFRDRQEAVFEGVQKKASEKNIALIRTPTGLALAPVRDDEVIEPQEFQKLPEEERKRIETDIEALQQELQQRLQEMPKWDKERRDKARELNRETTRGAVAHQIMALRAKYMEFGKVVAYLDAVEKDIIDNSARLFLESEVEAPTPKALVQPDGDAPRRPELQFRRYEVNLFVDNSGDGNGSGAPVFHEDHPTQPNLIGRAEHQAELGALLTDFTLLHAGALHKANGGYLILDAAKVLMQPYAWEELKRTLFAREIKIETPFQSYVSTVTLEPEPIPLRVKVVLIGDRRLYYLLAAADPEFDELFKIAADFEDDLERDDALVEKYAGMIAAIAKKVEVRPLDRSGVARVIEHSSREAGDNRKLSARVGTVTDLLHESSHLAGLAERSVVTAADVQNAIDLRIKRADRIRTRSLEQIERGTILIDTDGHRVGTINGLSVLQIGGFAFGRPTRITARVRMGRGEFVDIEREVDLGGPTHSKGVLILSSYLGARYAVDRPLSLRASLVFEQSYGGVDGDSASSTELYAILSALAEAPIRQGLAVTGSVNQYGEVQAIGGVNEKIEGFFDVCAKAGLTGDQGVLIPRSNVAHLMLRQDIVDAAEAGKFAIYPIETIDQGIEVLTGVPAGEVDDTGIFPEGTINRSVEDRLVALADARRRYGVPGEGTA
- a CDS encoding universal stress protein, producing the protein MAREIRRIVVALDDSVESRVVLEEAVALAVRMKADLIGLFVEDATLLAAAQHPFIRQVSLSGQAIEAMDSPSLERGLRAQAESIRRTLQRAIGQQQLSWSFRVVRGKTSVQILEAVGGADLVIMGKTTPAVTRRARLGTTARIVANTPRGRILFSEPRLQRVLGGPGPIVAVYGEGPHADDVLDIAIALARVSASDLMVMIPTDTADDGQATKAKVAARLTAERVRATFRAAPQRGCDALVHSLSAHRGALLVLAQDTPLLGGDSVADLIERLDSPVLVVAPNHV
- a CDS encoding low molecular weight protein-tyrosine-phosphatase; amino-acid sequence: MVRVLFVCLGNICRSPLAEGVFRRLVDEAGLAAQIGADSAGTGNWHVGQPPDPRAQATAARRGIDIARQRARQVAAVDFNDFDYMLAMDSSNLRDLTRIAPATTPARLQLFLDYAADAHTTDVPDPYYGGPDGFDRVYELVHGAATGLLGYIRTHDL